In a single window of the Coregonus clupeaformis isolate EN_2021a chromosome 10, ASM2061545v1, whole genome shotgun sequence genome:
- the LOC121575780 gene encoding major histocompatibility complex class I-related gene protein-like codes for MGKLSVFLFVLSFYTIVNAGSGSHSLWALATYIIGETPFPEFTVVLMLDDVQIGYYDSNIKQSVYRGHHITDNINDEAQEGIYVLGTMYRHMKERSFRLKYHLNLTEGVHVQQRIGGCEILHNGEPALIMTKNSFNADFADYAVYYNMTHFTYDSGQLLLGYNWMRQATERTLYTNVWLPICINTLKKCLNREKKCVMQRVPPRLRLIKKEVSGGLRVSCLAFGFYPRHINLTLLRDGHPVAEQELTGGEVLPSGDGTYQLRKSLEVSTEELRERHNYTCTASHLSLDNKLDVSWESGAERVRLFILSAPLVMVVIVILLGILICLARRIRAASQNLLQLASVDSKEADEK; via the coding sequence GCAACATACATAATCGGAGAGACACCTTTCCCTGAGTTTACGGTTGTGTTGATGTTGGATGACGTTCAAATAGGTTACTATGATTCCAACATTAAACAATCTGTCTACAGGGGGCACCATATCACAGACAATATTAATGATGAAGCTCAGGAAGGAATTTATGTACTTGGAACTATGTACCGCCACATGAAAGAGAGATCGTTTCGCCTAAAATACCACTTAAATCTCACGGAAGGTGTTCATGTTCAGCAAAGAATCGGTGGCTGTGAGATACTGCACAATGGTGAACCGGCCCTGATCATGACAAAGAACTCTTTTAATGCAGATTTTGCAGATTATGCGGTATATTACAACATGACACATTTTACATACGATTCTGGGCAACTACTACTCGGATATAATTGGATGAGGCAAGCAACTGAAAGAACACTTTATACTAATGTTTGGCTTCCTATTTGCATCAACACACTGAAAAAATGCCTGAACAGAGAGAAGAAATGTGTGATGCAGAGAGTTCCTCCCAGACTCAGGTTGATAAAGAAAGAGGTTTCTGGAGGCCTCCGGGTGAGCTGCCTAGCGTTTGGTTTCTACCCTCGCCACATCAACCTGACCCTGCTGAGAGACGGCCATCCTGTGGCAGAACAGGAGCTGACAGGGGGGGAGGTTCTGCCTAGTGGAGATGGGACCTACCAGCTGAGGAAGAGTCTGGAGGTCAGTACTGAGGAGCTAAGAGAGAGACACAACTACACCTGCACTGCCTCTCACCTCAGTCTGGACAACAAGCTGGATGTCAGTTGGGAGTCTGGGGCGGAGAGAGTTCGCCTATTCATCCTATCAGCTCCACTGGTGATGGTAGTGATTGTTATTCTATTGGGCATTTTAATTTGCCTCGCAAGGAGGATACGCGCCGCCTCGCAGAATTTGTTGCAACTAGCCAGCGTTGATTCAAAAGAGGCCGATGAAAAATGA